The nucleotide sequence GGGGCGAGCAACGCGAGCGGGGCAGAGCCCCAAAGCCTGCGTGGCGAACGCAAAACATCATGCGCGCCGCAGGCGCACAATCGGATTACCTCACCCAAAAGGCAGAACAAAATCCGGATCTCGCATCCCATGCAGCCGTCGTGCTGCGTGACGGGCGAATTTGGTGATCAGCACCTTCCGCCTTGCTGCAGCCAGCTTATCTTCCGGACCCATGCGGATAATCTCGGCGTCATAGGCGTCAGCAATGATCAACCCGGTGCCGTCAGGCAGCAGTTCCGCGGGAAACGTCTCATCCACGGCCCAAAAATAGCGGTCGCACCATTCCAGATAGCCTTCCCATTTCTTGTCGGTCTGAAAATCGGCGCGCGATGATTTGCATTCGATCACCCAAATCTCGCCCTTTGGCCCAAGCCCGATAACATCCACGCGCTTGCCGCGCTCAGGCGTGAACTCCTCGATGCACGCGAAATCATGGCTGGCAAGATGCCTGCATACCCCGCGCGCAAGCAACTGGCCGGGTTGAATATGGACGGAGGGCGTCAAATCGTCTGGCATCCGCAATTAGTGAACAAAACGTAAACAAAAATCAAGCCCAAGGAATCGCTTGACGCGATACCAAATGGTTTCATATATAAGCAATACCAAATGGTTTCATATTTTCGAAAGGAGCGCGTCATGCGCAGCCTCACCCTCCTACTTACCTGCCTCGCGGCCCCCGCCCTCGCCGCCGATACAGACATCATCACCCAGCCCATGCCCGCGCTGGATTGGGCCACCACGCCCGAGGGCGTCGCTTTCGCCCCCCTGCAAGGCGACCGATTTACCGAAGACTACATGGCCATGGTCCGTCTGCCCGCAGGCCTTGTCAGCCCGCCCCATGTCAAATCTGCCAACATGTTCGGGGTCGTCATCGAGGGCGTCATGACACACGCGCCGCACGGAGCGACAACCCAGGCAACGCCCCTGCCCACCGGCGCGTTCTACAAAATCCCCAAGGACTTGCCCCATGTGTCGTCCTGCATCTCGGATACGCCCTGCGTCACCTTCCTCTATCAAGACGGGAAGTTCGACTTCCTGCCGGTGACGCAATGATGCCAAGCAGCCAACCTACCTTCCGCGCCCTCGCCGACCCCACACGGCGGGACATCCTGCGTCATCTGGCCGGTCAGGACATGACCATCGCCGAGGTCGCGCAAAATTTCGACATGACCCGCGCTGCGGTCAAAAAGCATCTCACGGTGCTCAGTGACGGCGGCCTCATCACGGTCCGCGCCCAAGGCCGCGAGAAGATCAACGCCATCAACAAGGAAGGCTTCGCCCCGGTTTTCGACTGGCTCTCCTATTTCGACCAGTTCTGGGACGACAAACTTGCTGACCTGATATCCGCCATTGAAAAGGATCATTCCAATGACTGACACGATCATCCAAAAGAACATCTTCCTCAAAGCCGACAAGAGAACCGTCTGGGCCTATCTGACAGACCCTGACAAGCTGGGCATCTGGTTCCATAAACCCAAAGAGACGCTGGCAAAGGACGCCGACTACGCGATGTATGGCACCGAAAGCGGCGACA is from uncultured Litoreibacter sp. and encodes:
- a CDS encoding MmcB family DNA repair protein, producing the protein MPDDLTPSVHIQPGQLLARGVCRHLASHDFACIEEFTPERGKRVDVIGLGPKGEIWVIECKSSRADFQTDKKWEGYLEWCDRYFWAVDETFPAELLPDGTGLIIADAYDAEIIRMGPEDKLAAARRKVLITKFARHAARRLHGMRDPDFVLPFG
- a CDS encoding DUF4437 domain-containing protein, with translation MRSLTLLLTCLAAPALAADTDIITQPMPALDWATTPEGVAFAPLQGDRFTEDYMAMVRLPAGLVSPPHVKSANMFGVVIEGVMTHAPHGATTQATPLPTGAFYKIPKDLPHVSSCISDTPCVTFLYQDGKFDFLPVTQ
- a CDS encoding metalloregulator ArsR/SmtB family transcription factor yields the protein MMPSSQPTFRALADPTRRDILRHLAGQDMTIAEVAQNFDMTRAAVKKHLTVLSDGGLITVRAQGREKINAINKEGFAPVFDWLSYFDQFWDDKLADLISAIEKDHSND